AGACCTCAGACGAGGAGTGGTACGAGGCCTTCGACCTGCTGGTGATGAGCGTCGTCCGCACCGTTCGCGCGGCCGCGCCCCACCTCGCGGCCGACGGCGGCGGGACGGTCGTGACGATCGCCTCGGTGAGCGTCAAGGAGGCCGTCGACGACCTCGTGCTCTCGAACGCCGTCCGCGCGGGCGTGATCGGCCTGGAAAAGACGCTCTCGAAGGAACTCGCCCCGGAGATCCGGGCGAACGCCGTCCTCCCGGGAACTCACGAGACGCCGCGCGTCGAGACGCTGATCGAGAAGGGCGTCGAGTCGGGGAAGTACGACTCCTACGAGGCGGGGTTGGACGAGTGGGGCGGCGACATCCCGGCCGGCCGCATCGGCGAGCCGATGGACCTCGGGCGCGTGGTCGCGTTCCTCTCCTCGCCGCAGTCGTCGTACGTCTCCGGGACGGCGCTACCGATCGACGGCGGCGAGAGCTCGTCGAATCTGTAGTTTAGGCCGGAGTTCCCGCGTCGACGACGCCGACGAATCGGAACCCACGTTACGGTGGCCCCTCGACGTCGAGACGTGACCGAAGCGACGGCGACGACGGAGTCGGCGACCGAGATGACGGCCTACGCCCGGCGGATGCTCTACACCGTCTCACTGGGCTGGGCACTCCTCCAGACCGGGCGGTTTCTCCTCTCGCCGCTCCTGCCGACGATCATCCGCGACCTCGGGATCACGGAGGCGACTGCGGGGATCGCGCTGGCCATCTTCCAGGGCTCCTACGCGCTCGTCCAGTACCCGAGCGGCGAGTACTCCGACCGCTGGAACCGGACGACGCTGATCGTCCCCGGGCTCGTCGTCCTCGCGGTCGGCTTCGCGCTCTTCGGCCTCGCGCAGGGCATCGTGCTGTTCGTCGTCGCCTCCACGGTCGTCGGCGTCGGCAAGGGCCTGTTCGCCATCCCCTCGCGGGCGCTGCTCTCGGATCTCTTCACCGCGAACCGCGGGCGCGCCCTGGGGATCTACGCCGCCGGCACCGACATCGGCGGGCTGGTCTCCTCCGGCGTCGCCGTGCTCGCGCTGACGTACTTCACCTGGCGGACGCCGTTCTTCCCGGTCGCGATCGCGCTCGCCGTCGTCACCGTCGTCTACGCCACCGCGACGCGGGAGGGCTACCGCGTCGGGAGCGCGTCGCTGGACCTCGGCGGGACCGTCGGCCGACTCGTCCAGAGCACCCAGCAGCGGCGGACGCTCGTGGCGTTCACGCTGTTTTACTTCATGGTCGGCGGCTTCATCAACTTCGCACCCACCTACCTCGCGCAGGCGAAGGGCTTCAGCGAGAGCCTCGCCGGGCTGAGCTTCGGGATCGTCTTCGCGGTCGGCTTCGCCGTCAAGCCGGCCGCGGGCACTCTCGGCGACCGCTTCTCCCGGCGGGGGATCGCCGTCGCCGGCCTCCTGATCGCCGCGGCCGCGCTCGGAGGACTGCTCGTGGTCTCGACGAACCTCGCGATCTGGGTCGCGATCGGCGTGCTGGCGCTCGGCTACAAGACGGGCTTTCCCCTGGCGGACGCGATCATCATCGACGGCGCGCCCGACGACGGGATGGGCGCCGACCTCGGCGCGGCCAGGGCGCTGTTCCTGAGCGCGAACGCGCTCGGCCCGGCGTACGTCGGCGTCGTCGCCACCTACGCGAGCTACGACCTCGCCTTCGTCGGCTTCATCGCCTGCCTCGTCGTCGCGGCGGCGCTCTTGGTCGTGAGCGACTGATCGTGATTGCTCTCGTCTCGTCCCGCGGAATGCCGTCACCGCGGGGGTAGCGTTCGGCGGGAGACAGTGAGAGTAATCACTATGAGCGGAAGGGGACCTACCGCGTCGGCTCGGGCGCGCGCCAGGCCAGGCCGACGCCGACGACGGCGAGCGCGCCCGCGAGCAGGAACGCGAGGTCGAAGCCGAACCGGGAGACGACGGCGCCGCCCGCGATCGGCGAGAGGAACGCGCCGGCGAGGCCGACGCTCGTCTGGAACGCCACCGCGGTCGCGGCGACGCGCTCTGTGACCACCTCGCGGACGTACGTGAACGACAGCCCGAGCGTGAGCTGGATGGCGAACCCCGAGAGCAGCAAGGCGCCGACGAGGAGCGGCACCGACCCGAGGCGGGTGAAGACCAACACGAGCGGCGCCGCGAGCCCGAACGAGCCGAGGAGCACCGGCTGTCGCTGCCCGCCGAAGACGACGTCCGAGAGGAGCCCGCTGCTCACCCGCGAGAGCACGCCGACCGCGGGGAACAGCGACACCAGCAGTCCGCTGAGCGCCAGCGAGAGGCCGATCTCCTGATTCAGGTACGACGAGCCCCAGCTGTTCATAAACAGGTACAGCGCGTAGCTGAGAAAGCCGAGGACGCCGAGGTGCCAGACCGTCGGATTCCGCAGGACGGTTCCGAACTCCCGCAGCGACGGCGCGTCGCCGCGGGCGGCCCCGAGCCCGCGGCTCGACGGCCAAAAGAGCACGAGCCCCAGGAGCGCGACGCCGGTGAACGCCGGGAAGATCGCCGGCCAGCCGAACCGCGCCGCGATCACGGGCCCGGTCGCCTGCCCGACCGCGAAGCCGACGGGGCCGCTCGCGGTGAAGATCCCCACGGCCGTCGCGCGGATGTCCGGGCTCACGGCCCGACTGACGATGTCGATGCCGGCGTTCCAGACGACGACGTACGCCAGCCCGCCGACCGCCCGGGAGGCGATCACCGACCGGTAGGAGCCGCCGCGCGCCGCGATCCACCCCCAGACGCCCGCGACGAACAGCGCCAGCACCGCCAGCGCCATCACGCGCCGCGAGTCCGTCCGGTCGAGCACGACCCCCGCGGGGAGGCTCCCGACGACGGCGGTCCCGAACATCACGCCCACTAATAGCCCCGCGACGGTCGGGCCGATCCCGAGCGACTCCCGGATGAGCGGCGTCACGCTCGCCGGCACGATCTCGTAGGCCGCCAGGCTCACCGAGATGAGCCCCGCACCGGCCAGGAGTCCGTAGGTGCGCAGTTCCCACCCCGACTGCCGCGTCGCTGGCGACTCCGCCGGGTCGCGCGCTTCGGGTGGCGTGGTCATCGTCCCGACGTGCCGCCCGCCGGATATAGAAGGCAGCGATGTGACCGCAGTCCCGGAGATCCCGGACCGTGTGACGCCCTCTCGATCGTACGCTTTTGTACTCGCGCGCCCTACTGGCTGGCGATGGAACTCGTCTCCGTCGCTGCCCTCGCCGAGAACCGCGTGATCGGACGGAACGGCGAACTCCCTTGGGAGAGCATCCCCGCCGACAAGCGCCAGTACCGCGCCCGCGTCGCCGGCGCGCCGGTGATCCTCGGCCGCCGGACCTTCGAGTCGATGCTGGAGGATCTCCCCGGCAGCCACCAGATCGTCCTGAGCCGCAGCGAGCGCGACTTCGCGGTCCCGACCGCGTTCCGCGCGGGCGACGTCGACGACGCGGTCGCGATCGCCGAGGGCCTCGGCGCCGGGCGCGCGTACGTCCTCGGCGGCGCCGGCATCTACGACCTCTTCCAGCCGCACGTCGACCGGATGGTCCTCAGCCGCGTCCCCGGCGAGTACGACGGCGACGCGTGGTATCCCGAGTGGGACGCAGACGAGTGGGAGCTGGTGTCGCGGTCGGACGAACCGGGGTTCACGCTCGAAGAGTGGGTGCGGCGAGCGGCGTCGTAACGCCGCGTCAGGTACATACGAATCCGGGCCCAATTCGGAGTGATGACGACCGAAACGGCCACGTTCGGCGGCGGGTGCTTCTGGTGTACCGAGGCGGCGATGAAGGTCCTCGACGGCGTCAGCGCCGTCACCTCGGGCTACGCCGGCGGCGACGTCCAAAACCCCACCTACCGGCAGGTCTGCTCAGGGTCGACCGGCCACGCCGAGGTCGTCCAGGTCGAGTACGATCCCGAGGCGATCGGCTACGATCAGTTGCTGGAGGTGTTCTTCGCGACCCACGATCCCACGCAACTGAACCGCCAGGGCCCCGACGTCGGCACGCAGTACCGCTCGATCGTGCTCTACCACGACGACGAGCAGCGCCGGCAGGCCGAGGCGTACGTCGAGGCGCTCGATGCGGAGTACGACGACGACGTCGTGACCGAGATCGAGCCCTTAGAGCGCTTCTGGGCGGCCGAAGAATATCACCAGGACTACTTCGAGAAGAACCCCTCGGACGCCTACTGCCGGATGCACGCCCAGCCGAAGGTCGAGAAGGTGCGCGAGAAGTTCGCGGAACTGCTCGACGCCGAGGCCGCGACTTCGGACTGAGTCCGCGCCCGCGCCGGGGCCGCCGCGCGAACGCAGGCGGCGCTCACGCTTTCGGCAGGCGGATCCGGACGCTGTTGCCGCCGCGGTCGCTCTCATCGAAGAGCAATTCGCCGCCGTAGCTCTCGGCGACCCACTTCGCCAGCCACAGCCCCAGCCCGCTGCCGTGGTGGGTCTGTGTGGCCTCCAGATCCCCGGTGAGGATGTCGCGTTCGTCGGCCGGGATCTTCGGCGCGTCGTCCTCGACACGGATCTCCGCCCAGCCGGGGTCGAAGCGCAGGACCGACACGCGGACGAACGGTTCGGGCGCGGGGTTGTGCTCGATCGCGTTTTCGACGAGGCTGTTGACGGCCGAACTGAGGTGGCCGTTGCCGCGGACCCGCAGCTGGTCGGGCAGCTCGGCCGCGATGGTGGCCGACGGCGCCCGCTTGCGGTGGTCGTCGACGATGCGGTGGACGAGCGGCACGCTGTCGACCACGTTGGCGTCGTCGGTGGCCGACAGGACCGCGTCGATCTCGCCCGCCTCCCGCGACAGCGACGCCAGATTGTCGGCGGCGCGCTCGATCGTCGCCGCCGCGCCGGTCGTCTGCCCGGACCCCTCGGGGAGCTGATCCAGGAGGCGAGCGGTGTGGCCGAGGATGACGTTCGCCTCGTTGCGGAGGTTGTGTCGGAGCACCCGATTCAGGACCTGGAGGCGGTGTTGCTGTCGGACGAGGTCCGTGATGTCGGTGTAGACGGCGAAGCCGTCGATCGGCCGGTCGTCGCGTGCGTAGGGGATGCCGCGATAGAGGAACTCCCGGAGCCCGGTTTCGGTCTCGCGTTTCACCCGCTGGTAGTTGACCTCGCCCGTGCCCGTCTGCTCGTCGAGCCGCTCGGCCTCGTCGAGGAGCCACTCGGGGACGATCCAGTCGTTGAGGGAATCGCCGCAGATCGCCGCGGTGGCGTATCCGAAGATGTCCGCGAACGCCCGATTGACGTCCCGTACGATCGGTTCGCCGTCCACCAGCTCGAACTTGACGACCGCGTCCTGGACGTGTTCGATGAGGTGTTCGTAGGGGTCGTGGGCGACCGCGTCCGGCTCCCGGGGCTCCATCTATAGACGCCCAATTCGCGCTGTTCAGAATATATGTTTCGGAAGAGAATCAAATTTGATTTCAGCGTGTGAACTATTATTCGATACAATAGCCCTCATTCAGGAATTTCTGAGGAAAAATATCGAAAGATATGATCAGAGATCCGATCGTCCGCCGCGACGCCTACTCCTCGGAGAGCCGCCCGGGGGCCCACTCGCCGTCGAAGTCCTCGTGGAGGTACGGCCGGGCGCCCTCGCCGCTGTACGTCGCGACGAGCTGGCCGTCGCCCTCCAGGTGGTACTTGTACGTCGTCAGCCCGTCGAGGCCGACGGGCCCGCGTGCATGGGTCTTGCCCGTGCTGATGCCGACCTCCGCGCCGAGGCCGAAGCGGTAGCCGTCGGCGAAGCGGGTCGAGGCGTTGTGGAAGACGGAGGCGGCGTCGACGCCCCGCATGAACTTCTCGGCGTGCTCGGCGGTCTCGGTGAGGATCGACTCGGTGTGCTTCGAGCCGTGGGCGTTGACGTGGCGGATCGCCGCCTCCAGGGAGTCGACGACCTTCACCGCGAGGACGAGATCGCCGTACTCTGTTGTCCAGTCCTCGTCGGTGGCGGCGTCCATCTCGGCGATCTCGCGGGCGCGCTCGTCGCCGCGGAGTTCGACGCCGGCCTCGCGGTAGCGGTCGGCCATCGCGGGCAGGAACTCCTCGGCGACGGACTCGTGGACGAGCAGCGTCTCGACGGCGTTGCAGACCGCGGGGTACTGGACCTTCGCGTCGAAGGCGACGTCCTCGGCCATCGAGAGGTCCGCGTCGGCGTCGACGTAGACGTGACAGACGCCCTCGGTGTGGCCCAGGACGGGGATCGAGGTGTTGTCCTGGACGTACTCGACGAACGCCGAGCTCCCGCGGGGCATCAGGAGGTCGACCGCGTCGTCCCGCTCCAGGAGTGTCGCGACGTCCTCGCGGGCCTCGATGAGCTGGGCCCATCCCTCGGGCACCTCCTGGGCGGCCTCGCAGATGATCTCGTAGAGGACGCGGTTCGATTCGGCCGCCTCGCTGCCGCCCTTGAGGATGACCGCGTTGCCCGACTTGAGGCTGAGCGCGGCGATCTGCACCAGGGCGTCGGGGCGGGACTCGAAGACCGTGCCGAGGACGCCGATCGGGACCGACAGCTTGTACAGCTCCAGGCCCTCGTCGAGGCGGCGGGCTTCGAGGGTCTTCCCGAGGGGGTCCTCCTGGCCGGCGACGCTGCGGACCATCTCGGCGATACTCTCCAGTTTCGATTCGGAGAGCTTCAGCCGGTCGACGAACGCCTGGGTGTACTCGCCGGCTTCGAGGAGCTTCTCGGCCTCCTCGACGTCGGCGGCGTTGGCTTCGAGGATCTCCTCGCTGTGGGCCTCGATGGCGTCGGCGATCGCGTGCAGCGCGTCGTTGCGCGTCTTCTCGTCGAGGTTCGCGAGGTCCAGCGCCGCGGACTGTGCTTGCGTGATCTTGGTTTCTGTGTCGGTCATCGGCTGTTGTGAGAAGGTAGTCGGCGGACGGTCAATACCTGTTACGCTATCGTAGCGTTCGCACGTCTTCACTCACTCGATCACACGCTGGCGTGCGATCGGATGAGAAATCAGGTGCGAACGCTACGATATTCGCGGGCTATCTGTGGCTACTCGGGATCCTCGTGGCCGTTGATCGGCGTGAAGATGGTGCCGACCGCCTGCGCGGTCGCGACCTTCTCCAAGACGTCGGGCTCTGTCGAGCGCGCGATGATCGCCGGGATGCCGTGCTCGCTGACCCGGCGGGCGCCGCTCACCTTCGTCCGGATCCCGCCGAAGGAGCCGCTGGCGCTCGATTCGATGATGCGCTCGACCTCGTCGTAGTTCCGGCCGACGGCCTCGATCAGCTCCGCGTCGGCGTCGCGCTTTGGATTCCCGGTGTAGACGCCGTCGACGTCGGTGAGCGTCACGAGCAGATCGGCCCCGACGCCGATGGCGATCGACGAGGAGATCATATCGTTGTCGCCGATCCGGATCTCCTCGGTCGCGACGGCGTCGTTCTCGTTGACGATGGGGACGACGCCCCAGTCGAGCAGCGTCTCGACGGTGTTCTTGAAGTTCGTGAAGCGCTCGGGGTTCTCCAGGTCGTGTTCGGTCACGAGGATCTGGGCGACCGTGACGCCGTAGCGCTCGAAGCTCTCGGTGTAGCGCCGCATCAGGTGGCTCTGGCCGATCGTCGACAGCGCCTGGGACTCCTCGACGGTGTCGTCGCTGGCGAAGCCGGCGCGGCCCTTCCCGGCGCCGATCGCGCCCGAGGACACGAGGATGACCTCCTTGTCGCGCTCGATCAGGTCCGCGACATCGTCGACGAGCTTGTCGAGCTTCCCGTCGTCGAGATTCGAGGTCTCGTCGGTCAGGGAGTTGGTGCCGGCCTTGACGACGACACGGCCGGCCTCGGCCGCGAGCGTGCGGGCCCGGTCGATCTCCGCGTCCGCGACCGCGCCGCTCATTGCTCTCCGCCTTCGGCGTCGTCGGCCAGCTCCTCCGAGCGGCGCCGCGCGGCGGTCAGCGCGTCGCCGACGACTTCCTCGACGTCGCTGTTCCACAGCACGTCCATCCCCTCGATGGTGGTGCCGCCGGGCGAACAGACCGCGTCGATCAGCGTCTCGACGTCCCGATCGGAGCGGAGCACCGTCTCGGCCGCGCCCTTGAACGTCTGGGCCGCCAGCACCTCGGCGTTGTCGGGAGCGAGCCCCTCGTCGACGGCGCGGTCGGCCATCGCGCCCAGGAGGTAGAACACGAAGGCCGGGCCGCTGCCGTTGAGCGCCGTGGCGACGTGCATCAGGTCCTCGTCGATCACGACGTACTCGCCGAGGTCGTCGAGCATCTGCGCGACGTGTTCGTTCGGCTCGTCCCACGCGACCGCCGCGGCCATATTCCGCGTCTCGGCCGCGAGGTTCGGCATCACGCGGACGACCTCCGCGTCGGTCTCGGCGGAGACGACGGCCCGGGAGACGCCGGCCGCGATGGTGAGAAGCGTCCGGTCAGCGTCGAGTTCGAGGTCCTCCAAGACGAGCGGCACGATGTCGGGCTTGACCGCGAGCACGACGACGTCCGAATCCCGCACGTCGTCGAGGTCGGTGGTCGTCCGGTCGGCGTGCTGTTCGATCGCCTCGAAGGCCTCGGGGTCCACGTCGTAGGCCGTGATCCGGTAGCCGCCGGCCTCGGCGAGCCCCGTGATCAGGGCGCTCCCCATATTCCCGCAGCCGATGACGCTGACGTCGATCATTCTGTGTCCCACTACGCGATGCCGCCGATATACGAACTTTGGTTTCGGCCGGCGGCGCTCACATCCGCTTTCCGGCGTCGCGCGGAACGGCGACGCGCTCGCGGATCCCTCGGAGAAGCGCTCGCGACTCGGCTCGGAGGCCCGCAGTCACACCCGCGGTCGCAACCCTCATAATCCATAGTTCGAAACGTGCGCTCGGTGATGCTCCGATGACCTCGCCGCTCGAAGACCTCGGCTACCCGCTCGCGTTCCCGATCGAGGAGTCCGTCGCGGGGCTCGACGCCCCCGAACCCGCGCTCGGCCAGGCGCACCGCGCCCGCGTCCGCTCGCTCGGCGGGATGCAGAAGGAAGCGCTCGTGACAGACGCCCGCACGGGGACGACCTGGCGGCTCGCCAGCGACGAGGGCGAGTACCTCGAAGGCGACGACGTGGCGCCCGCGCCGCTGGCGCATATGACGACCGGGATGGTGAGCTCCTTCGCCAGCGAGATCCTCGCGCTCGCCGACGAGCGCGGTATCGACGTCCGCGACCTCGAAGTGACCCAGGACAGCTACTACACGATGACCGGCTCCGCGCTGGCGGGGACGATGACCGGCGGCGCACTCCCCGTCGATCTCGACGTGACCATCGACGCCGACGCCGACGAGGGGACGCTGCGGGACCTGGTCGGCGACGCCGTCCGGACCGCGCCAGTCTACGGCCTGATCGACGGCGTCCACGACAGCACGTTCACGCTCGTCGCGAACGGCGAGGAGGTCGAGCCCGATCGGGTGACGCGGCTCGACGGCCCCGTCGAAGCCGACCCCGAGGGCCTGTTCGAGTCGATCCCGCGGGACGCCGACGAGCGGCAACCGCCGATCGTCCACCGCACGGGGCGGGAGACCGAACCGCTCCCCGACGGCGACGAGAAGTACACGAGCGGCGCGGGCTCCAGCCTCTCCGAAGACCAAGACCGGATCCTCCACCTCCGCGGGACCTGCACGCTCCGAGCGGACGGCACGAAGCACGTCGCCGTCGAGCTGTTCAGCCCGATCGGGACGGTCTTCGAGTTCGTCTCGGACGACCCGCCGGGGCGCGGCGGCGAGGGACGCGCGCCCGATCCGATGACCTACGTCGCCGCCGGGATCGGCTTCTGCTTCATGACGCAGATGGGCCGCTACGCCGACATCGTCGACGCCGACCTGGACGCCTACCGGATCGTCCAGGACACCCACGTCGCCCGCGGCGACGCCGGCGGGAGCGGCGAGCGCACTCCCGCCCGGTCCGCGCCCGTGGAGACGCACGTCTTCGTCGACACCGGGGAAGACGAGTCGTTCGCGCGGGAACTGCTCGATATGTCCGAGCAGACGTGCTTCCTCCACGCACTCTGTCGGACCGACCTCGACGGCCCGAACGCGAATTTATCGGATTAATTATAAAATAAACCGAACGGCTCTCGGACGTACCCGTCGGCTCAGCGCACCTCGCAGGTGTCGATGCCGACGAGCGAGTACACGCCGCACCGACCCGTGAGTCCCGTCCCGAGCATCAGCAGCGCGACGATCCCGAGGACGAGCGAGAGGATCCCCGGGCCGGGAACGACGCTCCCGAGGATGCCGAGCGAGACGAGGCCGGCGAGCGCGCCGACGACGATCCGCACGATACTATCAGTCTGACCGACGTTTTTCTCCATACCGTAATATTGGAGCAAGCACACATAATTGTTCCTGCCGTTTCCGACTCACTCCCGGATCGCGCGGCGCCGCGATTCGATCAGGTCGAAGTCGCTCTCGGTGTCGCCCAGGACGAACAGCGCGTGGTAGCGGAGGTACGTCTGGGCCGGCACGCCCGCCAGCAGGCCGAAGGCGAGCATCGCCAGCACGAACACCGCGACGGCGACGGCGATGACGGCCCAGCCCGCGACCTCGGCGACGCTCAGGAGGCCGACGCCGACGAGGCCGACGACCCCGAGCGGGATGGCGGCGACGACCGCGACGAACACCGTGACGATGCTCACGGCGATGCCGATCGCGAGCTGGAGCACGAATCCGACCACGGCGTAGGCGGCGTACTGCTTCCACTGGCCCGAGAGCGTCGGCCAGAAACGCCGCCACGCGGAGAGCAGGCCGCGTTCTTCTTTGAGCATAATCGGGACGACGAACATCGTCGTGAACCCCGAGAGCAGGCCCGTGACGATCGAGACGACGAGGAACACCGGAATCGCCAGCAGGACTAACGCCACGGAAATCCCGCCGTATCCGAGGAACGCCGGACCGAAGACCGCGAAGGCGAGCGCCGCGAAGACGGCGAGCGACAGCAGCCCGACGACGAGGCGGAACCCGAACAGTCGGAGGCCGAGCCGCCAGTACCGGCTCCAGTAGGCCCGCACGCGGACGGTCTCTTTGCGCAGCGATTCGACGAAGACGAACTCCATCACCGACCCGACGAGCAGGAACGCGAGCACGACGAGCACGATCGCCGCGGCGATGGCGCCGATCAGGAACAGTTCGGCGCCGCCGGGGAGTGCCGCCTCGGGCGTGCCCGCGGGGACCGACGGCGCCTCGCCCCCGCTGGGGACGCCGCCCGTGGACTGGAAAGGGAACCCGACGCCGGAGCTCCCGACGAAGAACACCACGAGCGCCAACCGCGCCCACCGACCGAGGTCGAACGGCCACAGCAGGTCGCGGGCGGCGGCGCCGGCGTCGTCGACCGCATCGAGGGCGTACAGCGTCATCGACGGCCCTCCAGGGACCTGGCGGGGCGTCGGTCTGGCGGGGTGTCGCTACGACTCGGAGGGAGGGGACCAATTCTGCACATCGCGAGCGACATATCAGCACGAGTAAACAAAGTCGTTGCGGTCGCTACGGCGCCAGTCCACAGATCGGGGCCGCGGATCGAATCGAATCAGATCGGACAGTTCGGATCAGACCGGACCGAATCGAATCAGATCGGACAGTTCGGATCAGACCGGACCGAATCGAATCAGATCGGACAGTTCGGATCGATCAGATCGAGATCAGAACGATCGCGAGGACGCTGAAGAAGATGCCCGCCACCTTCCGCGGGGTGAGCGCCTCGTCGAACGCGACGATCCCGATCACCGAACTCACGACGATGAACAGGCCGTAGATCGGCACGACGATGCTCACCGGACCGAGCGCGAGCGCGCGGTAGTAGGTCAGGAGGCCGACGGTGAGGAGCACGCCGAGCGCGACGACGTGCGGCGTGTACCGGTGGCGGAGGTACGGCACCGGAGACTGGCCGCGGGAGGCCAAGGCGACGCCCACGACGACCAGGAGGACGGAGTTCGAGAGGAACACCGCCGGCGTGCTCGGGATCGTCTCCATCGCGATCTTCAGGAGCGGCGCCACCAGGCTGTAGGTGAGGAAGGCCAGGAGCGAAAAGCCCAGATACCGTCGCATATCACTCGGCCCCCGAACTCAGATAGACCGCGACGATCGCCGAGGCGATGCCGCCGATCCGCGTCGGCGTCACCGACTCCCCGAGAAAGAGGATGCCGATCACCGAGCTCCCGACGATGAACATCCCGTAGATCGGGACGACGACGCTCACCGGTCCGCGTTGCAGCGCGTAGTAGTACGAGAGGATGCCGACTCCGAGGAACACGCCGCCGACGTAGATGTAGCCCGCGCGGGGTTCGGCCACGTACGACAGCGGATTCAGGCCGGTCGCGACCATCACGCCGAGCGTGAGCACGAGGAAGACCGCGGTGGCGAGAAACAGCGAGACGGCCGGCGGGACCTCCTCTGTCACCTTGCTCGTCAGCGGTGCCAACGCCCCGTACGACACGAGGGCGACGATCACCCACGGGAGATAGTCCATAGGCGGCCATTTTCCCGTTCGGTATAACGGTGTTACGTCCGCGGCCGACCGGCGCTCAGTTGGGCGTCGTGACGCCGTCGGCGGGGCCGCCGGCCGACAGGTGGTCGAACGCCGCGATCGGCGCCGTGCCGTCGGTCCAGGCCAGCCGTCCGTCGACGGCGACCTCGAGGCCGTCGTAGGGTTCGAACCGCGCGGACGCCGAATCGAGGAACCGCCGCAGTTCGCCGCTTTCGGCGGTCTCGGCGTCGACGTAGGTGTTCGCGAAGGTGAGCCGTGCCGCCTCCGCCGAGAACCGCCACGCCTTCAGCTGGCCCGTGATGTCGTCGGCGCGGAACCCCCGCGAGGTCGACCCGTCCATCGCCTCGGGATAGCACCAGAGCGCGTCGGGCGAGTCGACGCGTCCGAGCATCGACGCCACGTAGTCGTTTCCGTCGGCGTATTGGCCGGTATCGGGACTCGGAGCGTCGATGATCGCCTTCGCGCAGGCGACGGCGTCGCCGTCGAAGAACGGGTGGACCGCGAGCACCGCGT
This is a stretch of genomic DNA from Halobellus sp. MBLA0158. It encodes these proteins:
- a CDS encoding SDR family oxidoreductase, whose protein sequence is MDLGLDGNAALVTASSSGLGKASARALAAEGANVVLNGRDGDRLSEAVEDVRADAAADATVLGHAADITDPDAVEELVERPVEEFGRLDHLVTSAGGPPAKPFLETSDEEWYEAFDLLVMSVVRTVRAAAPHLAADGGGTVVTIASVSVKEAVDDLVLSNAVRAGVIGLEKTLSKELAPEIRANAVLPGTHETPRVETLIEKGVESGKYDSYEAGLDEWGGDIPAGRIGEPMDLGRVVAFLSSPQSSYVSGTALPIDGGESSSNL
- a CDS encoding MFS transporter; its protein translation is MLYTVSLGWALLQTGRFLLSPLLPTIIRDLGITEATAGIALAIFQGSYALVQYPSGEYSDRWNRTTLIVPGLVVLAVGFALFGLAQGIVLFVVASTVVGVGKGLFAIPSRALLSDLFTANRGRALGIYAAGTDIGGLVSSGVAVLALTYFTWRTPFFPVAIALAVVTVVYATATREGYRVGSASLDLGGTVGRLVQSTQQRRTLVAFTLFYFMVGGFINFAPTYLAQAKGFSESLAGLSFGIVFAVGFAVKPAAGTLGDRFSRRGIAVAGLLIAAAALGGLLVVSTNLAIWVAIGVLALGYKTGFPLADAIIIDGAPDDGMGADLGAARALFLSANALGPAYVGVVATYASYDLAFVGFIACLVVAAALLVVSD
- a CDS encoding MFS transporter, whose translation is MTTPPEARDPAESPATRQSGWELRTYGLLAGAGLISVSLAAYEIVPASVTPLIRESLGIGPTVAGLLVGVMFGTAVVGSLPAGVVLDRTDSRRVMALAVLALFVAGVWGWIAARGGSYRSVIASRAVGGLAYVVVWNAGIDIVSRAVSPDIRATAVGIFTASGPVGFAVGQATGPVIAARFGWPAIFPAFTGVALLGLVLFWPSSRGLGAARGDAPSLREFGTVLRNPTVWHLGVLGFLSYALYLFMNSWGSSYLNQEIGLSLALSGLLVSLFPAVGVLSRVSSGLLSDVVFGGQRQPVLLGSFGLAAPLVLVFTRLGSVPLLVGALLLSGFAIQLTLGLSFTYVREVVTERVAATAVAFQTSVGLAGAFLSPIAGGAVVSRFGFDLAFLLAGALAVVGVGLAWRAPEPTR
- a CDS encoding dihydrofolate reductase — encoded protein: MELVSVAALAENRVIGRNGELPWESIPADKRQYRARVAGAPVILGRRTFESMLEDLPGSHQIVLSRSERDFAVPTAFRAGDVDDAVAIAEGLGAGRAYVLGGAGIYDLFQPHVDRMVLSRVPGEYDGDAWYPEWDADEWELVSRSDEPGFTLEEWVRRAAS
- the msrA gene encoding peptide-methionine (S)-S-oxide reductase MsrA yields the protein MTTETATFGGGCFWCTEAAMKVLDGVSAVTSGYAGGDVQNPTYRQVCSGSTGHAEVVQVEYDPEAIGYDQLLEVFFATHDPTQLNRQGPDVGTQYRSIVLYHDDEQRRQAEAYVEALDAEYDDDVVTEIEPLERFWAAEEYHQDYFEKNPSDAYCRMHAQPKVEKVREKFAELLDAEAATSD
- a CDS encoding sensor histidine kinase; translation: MEPREPDAVAHDPYEHLIEHVQDAVVKFELVDGEPIVRDVNRAFADIFGYATAAICGDSLNDWIVPEWLLDEAERLDEQTGTGEVNYQRVKRETETGLREFLYRGIPYARDDRPIDGFAVYTDITDLVRQQHRLQVLNRVLRHNLRNEANVILGHTARLLDQLPEGSGQTTGAAATIERAADNLASLSREAGEIDAVLSATDDANVVDSVPLVHRIVDDHRKRAPSATIAAELPDQLRVRGNGHLSSAVNSLVENAIEHNPAPEPFVRVSVLRFDPGWAEIRVEDDAPKIPADERDILTGDLEATQTHHGSGLGLWLAKWVAESYGGELLFDESDRGGNSVRIRLPKA
- a CDS encoding glutamate-5-semialdehyde dehydrogenase — translated: MDRPPTTFSQQPMTDTETKITQAQSAALDLANLDEKTRNDALHAIADAIEAHSEEILEANAADVEEAEKLLEAGEYTQAFVDRLKLSESKLESIAEMVRSVAGQEDPLGKTLEARRLDEGLELYKLSVPIGVLGTVFESRPDALVQIAALSLKSGNAVILKGGSEAAESNRVLYEIICEAAQEVPEGWAQLIEAREDVATLLERDDAVDLLMPRGSSAFVEYVQDNTSIPVLGHTEGVCHVYVDADADLSMAEDVAFDAKVQYPAVCNAVETLLVHESVAEEFLPAMADRYREAGVELRGDERAREIAEMDAATDEDWTTEYGDLVLAVKVVDSLEAAIRHVNAHGSKHTESILTETAEHAEKFMRGVDAASVFHNASTRFADGYRFGLGAEVGISTGKTHARGPVGLDGLTTYKYHLEGDGQLVATYSGEGARPYLHEDFDGEWAPGRLSEE
- the proB gene encoding glutamate 5-kinase; protein product: MSGAVADAEIDRARTLAAEAGRVVVKAGTNSLTDETSNLDDGKLDKLVDDVADLIERDKEVILVSSGAIGAGKGRAGFASDDTVEESQALSTIGQSHLMRRYTESFERYGVTVAQILVTEHDLENPERFTNFKNTVETLLDWGVVPIVNENDAVATEEIRIGDNDMISSSIAIGVGADLLVTLTDVDGVYTGNPKRDADAELIEAVGRNYDEVERIIESSASGSFGGIRTKVSGARRVSEHGIPAIIARSTEPDVLEKVATAQAVGTIFTPINGHEDPE